tagccttgatcagaggcaagaagaagatgattagttatcttaactagagccgtctcagtgctgtggtgtggcctgaatccagattgaaatttttcatatatatggttcttgtgtagatatgaactaagttgttgggccacagctttttctaagatctttgatataaacggtaagttagaaacaggcctgtaattagacaaaacggcgacatcaagatttgAAGTTTAACAGGCTCACGCATTCAAAATAGATATAAAAATTGTTGAGGTCCTGAGCAAATTAACTGTGGTCTTTTACTGGATTATGCTGTTTAGATATTTGACTGGTCAACACCTTTACTGTTTGAAATGCTTGTTTATTGTTCATCTTGGAAAATAAATGTTCCAGTTTATTTTTGATACTTCAGTTTAGCTTTAGGCACTTAACAAGCCATGGGCTTGTCAGTGGACCcaacatttattacacacttctataagctaagaatagctccattcGTCTGCATTTAaatctctgtagttactgaataataagcttttgtACGAAATTAACCTGGAATGCTAAGGTGATAACGGTTAAGGTACTCAGGTGATATTTTTATGGCAAGGCCAACAGCTTTAACTGCTGGCCagtccaactttttttttaaccttgttTCTATTGAAATCTGTTTTATATGTGGGAAGGTCCATGGTTTTGAACTGGAATGAATTCATGTAGCATCTATGCAGCATCTTTGTATCATTTGATTTAGTCCATAAATACAGATTTTTGCTCATTGATTCCACTCTCAAAATTGTCCAGACAAAGTCCTCCCTGTATGCATAAAGTGTCCTCCAACCATTAGCCAACCCTGTGAGTTAATGTACTCTGTAGACCAGAAGCAGGAGCACCATAGCACAAGTCTATTGCTTTATTTAATCTGGTTGGTGTATTTATTACTGTTACCATTATAACATGCAAAAAGACAAGCAGTAGTTGGATAGCATTTCATGATTCTGTAAGGACCAATCAGCGTCAATCAGTTCAATCAACTTTAAAACAGACTGTGTTTGCATGTCCCTCTACAAATGAGCCACAAGAGAGCACCAATGTCCAGATTAAAAGTATGTTTAGTTAAATATCATCTGTTCTTACAattaaactaaaatgaaaacaaaaatacaaacattaattattataaatgtaaCTGAAGTTAACTTGTGGTAGAAAGTCTCATAAGACTGTATGAGAACATTAGAATGACAAATTGAAGCTGGGAAGTTGATGTCTGCGTCAAAATCTGCATCAcgcagccacacacacacacacacacacaatactcagAAAATTCTCTTCTCACAGGTCCAAACAAACTTGTTATTACAGGAAAAATCAGCCCAGCTGTAAACAGGATCAGACGCATAGCCAGTTATAACACAGTCTTCATTTCTATTACCGTTGGGTTCTCCAGATCTCCAGAACCTGAAAGAGAGAATCAGAGTGTCACTGTGTTTATCAGATCAGTGAGTAGTAAAAGTCAGTAACTCCATCATGAGCTCAGATCAGTGGTCTCTTACTCAGTGGTCAGTGCTGAGCCGTCCACCCATTTCCAGACACCCTCTGTCTCATTGTCTGTCAGACCAATCCAAGACCGCTGACCTCTTCTAAACTTCTCAATGAAGTCCTGTTGAAGTGTGACAACTGCTTTTAAACTCCcagcaacacatacacacatatacacagcgCATACTTAAACACATGAATATAGTACAATATTAACAAAGAACAACCAGGAATAACATGATACTATTCATGATAACGCTCGCTTTAGCtgaatctttctctctcaatcacACACGCACCTGTTCCTCTCTGCTGTTGATGATCagcaggtctgctcctctctctctgcagtcctCTCTGCTCTCACTCCAGGTTTTAGTCTCAGTAGAGATGTAGTAAACACTGTAGTTGAAGTATCTCCATTCTGGTTTGTTAATGTCTTTCTCTGTGGAGGCAGAATGTGATATGAGTTGTCTTCTGCGTTTCCATGAtgaaatatatacataacaAGTGTATATGACAAGCCCAACTGACGCGTCCTTATGTTAAGATCTGTAACTCACTCACCGAGTTGAAAGAGCTTCTTCTGTaatgcatctctctctgtctggaaCTGCTCTTTTACTGTCATTAATTTAGAGAACTTTATACACAGTGCAATGGTGGCAATCAGTAGGAGAACACTGAGCAGCCCAAGACACACTGCAGTCAGTGTCAGTCTGTAGCATCTGCTTCCTGCAGTGAGAATGTAAATACAGATCAATGTATTTGGAAATACATGTACATGCACTACATTCTCTGTTCATTTCAATTTCCTTCTGTCTAGTCCAAGTCTAGGATTAACTCCTGTCTGGGAAGCTGAGTTATAATTATATTGC
This Pygocentrus nattereri isolate fPygNat1 chromosome 22, fPygNat1.pri, whole genome shotgun sequence DNA region includes the following protein-coding sequences:
- the LOC108410680 gene encoding CD209 antigen-like protein E, which translates into the protein MSQSIYYEVIDPEGLNSEDRVEMVVDIYESADAHNPNTETEKSNTKRTLQRQQTGSRCYRLTLTAVCLGLLSVLLLIATIALCIKFSKLMTVKEQFQTERDALQKKLFQLEKDINKPEWRYFNYSVYYISTETKTWSESREDCRERGADLLIINSREEQDFIEKFRRGQRSWIGLTDNETEGVWKWVDGSALTTEFWRSGEPNGNRNEDCVITGYASDPVYSWADFSCNNKFVWTCEKRIF